The proteins below come from a single Papaver somniferum cultivar HN1 chromosome 11, ASM357369v1, whole genome shotgun sequence genomic window:
- the LOC113322764 gene encoding uncharacterized protein LOC113322764, which translates to MKTCNQENHNSTESPESMNSIRPNPPTTKNNSIPGIKPIGALFPILTLTSLINYGRSEVPDSKKKNEKETMDQNEFKRLLDLFPVVRSRDYHPDSDSKESTSRTTQDELTEWRNNWDLDEENTRETEVLGINHQDAFWERLKLAAEKKVGPESAEKFCKAFQTIYKKLVFNELSEDAAQRFINSTSNFRG; encoded by the exons ATGAAAACGTGCAACCAAGAAAATCATAATTCCACCGAATCCCCTGAATCCATGAATTCCATACGTCCAAACCCACCAACAACCAAAAATAACTCTATTCCAGGTATAAAACCAATCGGAGCATTATTTCCAATATTAACCTTAACCTCATTAATAAACTACGGAAGGTCTGAAGTACCAGACAGCAAAAAGAAGAACGAAAAAGAAACCATGGATCAGAATGAGTTTAAGCGCCTTCTAGATCTGTTCCCTGTTGTCCGTTCTCGTGATTACCAT CCAGACTCAGATTCAAAGGAATCAACTTCACGGACAACACAGGATGAG CTGACTGAATGGCGGAATAATTGGGATTTGGATGAAGAGAATACTAGAGAAACTGAGGTTTTAGGGATTAACCATCAAG ATGCGTTTTGGGAGAGATTAAAATTGGCAGCAGAGAAGAAG gttggTCCAGAATCTGCTGAGAAATTCTGCAAGGCTTTCCAAACCATTTACAAAAAACTT GTCTTCAATGAACTTAGTGAAGATGCTGCACAGAGATTTATAAATTCTACATCAAATTTCAGAGGGTAG